Proteins co-encoded in one Nicotiana sylvestris chromosome 7, ASM39365v2, whole genome shotgun sequence genomic window:
- the LOC104246726 gene encoding uncharacterized protein, giving the protein MPTSLKRDFLFPHFFTFIIQSSTLQQITHAPRFPILSELARDVLAIPISSVASECVFSTDGRILDSFRSSLTPKWVQTLICVQDWFREEKNPISVEEDLKYLEELELDMENNGSTTTII; this is encoded by the exons ATGCCGACGTCTCTCAAGCGTGACTTCTTGTTTCCTCATTTTTTTACCTTCATTATTCAATCTTCAACTCTTCAACAG ATAACACATGCTCCTAGATTTCCTATTCTTTCAGAGTTGGCTCGTGATGTGTTGGCCATTCCAATTTCTAGTGTAGCGTCGGAATGTGTGTTTAGCACCGATGGTCgtattcttgattcatttaggagttcattgactccTAAATGGGTGCAAACTCTTATTTGTGTTCAAGATTGGTTTAGAGAAGAGAAGAATCCTATTAGTGTTGAAGAAGACTTGAAGTATCTTGAGGAACTTGAGCTTG ATATGGAAAATAATGGAAGCACTACTACCATTATTTGA